In Sagittula stellata E-37, the following are encoded in one genomic region:
- a CDS encoding amidase encodes MTVSTDRYSAFVSNLDLGTADGLAVAVKDCIDIAGHVTASGSAALADGAPAKAHAKVVEDLLASGAHVVGKAKMHELAYGMTGVNAAFGTPVNPRWPDRIPGGSSSGSAVAVAGDLCDAAVGTDTGGSVRQPAICCGLYGIKPTFGRISRDGCHPAESTLDCVGVLARSAKVLTRAMQAADPTFTPEPLTAAPRMARVRVDDLDPRIGEPLVYGLMEGLPEAGYVQLPGMEEAFDAAMTVIGAETYRACHALLDDPRLGDDVRARLSAAGAITPDRLEQAEDVRTRFTAEVDAALASVDVLITPAMPTVPPTLDEATDPAKVLPLTRFLRPFNLTGHPAIVLPVLGELPLGLQIVGRKGADAQLCAVAEWMADTCPMFRKEEFA; translated from the coding sequence ATGACCGTCTCGACGGACCGATATTCTGCATTCGTTTCAAACCTCGACCTCGGGACCGCTGACGGTCTGGCGGTCGCGGTGAAGGACTGCATCGACATCGCCGGGCATGTCACGGCCTCGGGCTCTGCCGCGCTGGCCGACGGCGCCCCGGCGAAGGCCCATGCGAAGGTTGTCGAAGATTTGCTTGCGTCCGGTGCCCATGTCGTGGGCAAGGCCAAGATGCACGAGCTCGCCTACGGTATGACCGGGGTGAACGCGGCCTTCGGGACGCCGGTGAACCCGCGCTGGCCCGACCGCATTCCGGGTGGCTCGTCCTCCGGGTCGGCGGTTGCCGTGGCCGGGGACCTCTGCGACGCGGCGGTCGGCACCGATACCGGCGGCTCGGTCCGCCAGCCCGCGATCTGCTGTGGCCTCTACGGGATCAAGCCCACCTTTGGCCGGATCAGCCGCGACGGCTGCCATCCGGCAGAAAGCACGCTGGACTGCGTAGGTGTCTTAGCCCGCTCCGCCAAGGTGCTGACCCGTGCGATGCAGGCCGCCGATCCGACGTTTACGCCAGAGCCTTTGACCGCCGCGCCGCGCATGGCGCGTGTGAGGGTCGACGACCTCGATCCGCGGATCGGAGAACCGCTGGTCTACGGCCTGATGGAAGGCTTGCCAGAGGCCGGATACGTCCAGCTTCCCGGCATGGAAGAGGCCTTCGACGCGGCCATGACGGTGATCGGCGCAGAGACTTACAGAGCCTGCCACGCCTTGCTGGACGACCCGCGGCTTGGCGATGACGTGCGCGCACGGCTGTCCGCCGCTGGGGCGATCACGCCTGACCGGCTTGAGCAAGCCGAAGACGTCCGGACCCGGTTCACAGCTGAGGTGGACGCGGCGCTGGCCTCGGTTGACGTGCTGATCACCCCTGCAATGCCGACCGTGCCCCCGACGCTGGACGAGGCCACGGATCCCGCAAAGGTCCTGCCGCTGACCCGCTTCCTGCGGCCGTTCAACCTGACCGGCCATCCGGCGATTGTGCTTCCCGTTCTCGGGGAGCTGCCGCTGGGTCTTCAGATCGTCGGCCGAAAGGGCGCCGATGCGCAGCTTTGCGCGGTTGCCGAATGGATGGCCGACACCTGCCCCATGTTCCGAAAGGAGGAGTTCGCATGA